TGTGACTGACCTTGTCTTTGCTGTAATCGTCAGACTGCAGATGCTCCACGTGGAATCGATAGTACGAAGGACTAACAGCACTGAGATGTAGAGTGTGACTGACCTGGTTGCGAACATTTGCGTCAAGTTAAACATCAGGCGTTGTAATAATTTAATATGTAAGAGATTTATTTTCATGCAACAGTTGGGGAAGAGTCACCTTGAAGAAGCTGCTCAGAGTTTTATTGACGATCATCTTAACACCCTCAATCTGTTGAGGGAAAACATCtgaggagacaggaagaagaacaCTCACTTTAATTTGACTCAATCTGACCTTTGGTGCATTTACAAGAACTGTAATCATCTGAATATTCCCCAATTCTGATAGTGTTTGATTTCAGATctactttcatttcagtttcatttattgattaaGGAATTATGTATATAATTATGTGTAACAAATATTCTACTAGAGAAACATTATTACTGGGTAACTAAAACTGTTATTTACACAGTTACAGTAggataaatatatattttacatattgtTTTGGGAGAGCAAATTGCATGTAAACTTTGGGGTGAATGTAAACTTATTCAATGTTCTGTCGGTGCAATATTACCATTGCTTTTGCCACAGCTGACAGCCAATGTACTATTAAGAAGATGATGACTTTCTGCACCATGCATTCAACTGTGTAATCACTTTTTTCAGTGTACTGCCTGCTCCATGGTCAGTAACTCTTTAACCCTGGTGTGCAATCTTCAGTTCTTGCTCTTGTCAGAAATACCTTTGCAGCTCctgtggagagagtgaaagcTTCCTGGGttgggtaggcggccatctctcctctcccagCGTGGTGGACTGTCCCAGTGAGCAGGATGACCGTCCCAGCGGGAAGGTGGGGGGTCCGTGGAGAAAGGCCAGTTGTGATGGCCCGGACCGGAAGACAAAGCCAGGACGCTGCCCATGTGGGCGCAACACTTCCTACGAGACATCAAAGATACAAAGAACAGATTTATGATGATCACTTGCTGCTGTATCTGAAATGCATGCcttgaaataaaatttaaagagaaaaaatgtcCTCGGATTTTTACCAAGGCTTGAACCTGACATCTGTCGCACAATCTCTATATGTAATATATACACAGTTATCCATATGTTAAAGGCATCAAAGAtgcaaacaaaattaaaacttttatttttacatttattttgctAGCTCTTTAATTTGGGTTATACTGGATTTGAAACTTTAATTACAGGGATGATTACAACTATGTGCACCATGCCAGGCTGCCTGCTGTTTTCATGTGCAGGTGCAGCAAACCCGTTAGCTAGCATGACCTTAGCATCAGCAAAAACAGATGCATGTTGTTTTACTACCTACGTCCGATGTGTTCAAGAGACCTTAAAATCCCGAGCGGAACTGAGAATTGCACATCAGATAGACTGTCAGgtggattttcttcttttaaaaaaacGACTATTATGCAAAGGCAAGTGATGCCGGGATCAACTGATGCTGCAAATAGCTCCCTCCTCCAGATGTGATGCGCCGCCCTGCAAGTACGTCCCTCTGAAAACATGAGTTAAATCAGGGTGGTCTGGGAAATTACTCTCTCACATTTGAATACATTAAACTGGCAACTCAGTGGTaatactataaaaaaaataagaagtaTACGTTTCAACTTACATAATTTTAACTTAATataatttggggtttttttgtattttttgttttgactttgggCTTCGAGAGCTCGGGTAAATGGCGCAACGTTCCTCAAATGTTAGTTTCATGTCGGACCACTGTATGTGCGACACCGCGTCGAACGCAAGCTGCTACAGGTGAGATGATATTATTCGGCTTTCATGTGCTGCAGCGCCGAACAGAACGGGAGAAGGTCAAAGGCTTTATTTTCACGGAACAGTCCGTAtagtttgtgcttttgtttgtttgtttgtttttacctggACCAGCATTAAACACGAGATACGGACATTACTTACCACAAATATGTGCTTATTACGATTATTACGACCGTGAGGAAGACTGACGGCGGTCACTGTCGGTCAAACGCGCATCTTTATTTCGCTTCTAGCGGTACAAGAGGTGGAGaaggtttttttctctttttttgagGGGGGGATCCTCTCGGGGAATTGAGTTTTTCTGTGTCGCCACATTGCTGGGTGGATCGGATATGTCTCCTTCACGGTCCATATTGTTGGTGGGAGAAGGGAACTTCTCGTTTTCTGCGTCCATGAGCCAGAGATACGCTGAAACAGAGACCAGCATAACGGCCACTTGTCTGCAGCCTCAAGATGAGGCACTGCGGCATGAAGGTGCAGCCAGTAACGTTCAGATCATCAAGGACACAGGTACATGTTTGTGCGTACTTTCACAAGTGTtctcagcagcattttactttGCTACGTTTTCCCCCcttatttatattatttgttatttaggTGGAACCGTGCTTTTTGGGGTGGACTGCACAAAGCTGGGGGAATGTGCCTCTCTGCAGGGCCGTGTCTTTGACCGTGTGGTGTTCAACTTTCCCCACTGCGGCAGAAAGAGTGGTGTGAAAAAGAACAGAGAACTtctcaaaaacttttttctcaGGTATAACTGCACCTTTTCCTGCATTCCCTACTGTTGGATTTCTCTTAAGCAGCCGCCATTCATACCTGCAGGTATAATGTCAGCCAATGTAAACAGCattatacatttatttgtgaatgttttctgtCGAAGAAGAACAGATCTCTCTCGAAAATGAGATTTGGAATCTCAGTGGGACCTTACATACTTTATGAATTGAAAAAGTTCCCAACAtcttttctgtgacagtatccTGAATACttgaaattcatttttctttccctccagtTGTGTTCAGGTGTTGGCTGAAGATGGGGAGGTTCATGTTTCCTTGTGCAGCGGACAGGGTGGGACACCAGCGGACCAGCCAAGGCGGGAGTGGCACAACAGCTGGCAagtggttgccatggcagcGGAAGCACACCTAATCCTTAGTGACATCCATCCTTTTGGAAGTGAAAAATACCATAACTACAAGTGCACTGGATACAGGTAAGGAGTGAAGGTGAGTGTTGCAGTGACAAATAGAAACAACTCTTTGtgcccctctgtgtgtgtgtgtgcgtgcgtgtgtgtgtctttgtttgattgtgtgtttgcatacagCAATTGCCTAatgatgatgctgctgttgtgcaGGAGCCAGGATAAGGGCTTTCATGTGGAGAACGCTTTGCTCCATGTGTTTACTCACAGCCTGCCCTACACCTCTGCTCGGATGCTTAAGGTGGAGGAGGGTGTTGAAGGGGAGAAAGTCCAGTACAACATTCCAGCTGAGCTCAGTGATTATATTTTCAGGTACAGTAGCGCAGAGGCTCTCATGTTGTTTCAGTAATAATCCACcaacgcaaaaaaaaaagttatataaCTACGTGCTTACTGTCTCCACTCTTTCATCAGGGAATTTCTATGCTCAGGCTCTGTCCACCCTGTCAGATTGGTGCAAGATTTTCTTCTTGAAGGACTGGCAGAGAAGTGGCCAGTCTCCATGACGACAGAGacctttcccttcctcctcacGGCCAAACAGCTGCAGGCGTGCTGCGGCGATATAGACAATACACACTGCTACTGGATCCACCTGCTTCAGAAAGACCTCAACTTTGACATTCATGCCTctgcagacaaagaaaaagatcagTTGACATTTTCGGACAGTCAGGGACGAACAGACACACCAGACACTTCTGTTACCTCAGATAAAGTGGACAGGGTGAGGAGCAAAGGAGCTGAGAGCTTAAGGTCTGCATGCTCTCTTGATATTGATCCTGAGGGGGAAAGTGGTCTTTATGTGCTGCGTCCTTCGCTGTTCCCTCACATGGAAGAGCATATAACTAAAAAAGAAGAGTTTATTAACACTGCAGGGAGTCATATGGAGACAGCGGTGAATAACGAAGGAGCTGAAGCTGAAGGATATGAGAAGGAGGAGGCCAGTGGGGGCTGTAATGGTGTAACCAGCTTGTTATTTGGCATTAGTGGCCTGGTGTTCAGGAGTGTGCCTGTCAGCGTTTGGTCCCTGCCTGTCTTTCACGAGCTTCTCCTCAGAGGTGTTTTCCCGTCAGAGTGTGAGCCAATCAGATCGCTTGGACAAAGGCTGGAAGCACTGCTCGCACAGTATGGGGTCTCCCTGATTACAGAACAGGGAGGTCTGCGCCTAATGGCACAGCCGATGGGCACGGTTGGGAAGCTGTTTGCAAGCACTGCAAGTGACAATATTAGCCATATCAGCATCACTGTGTCCCTAAATTTGGACCTTCTGGCTGTGGTCCTGTTCTCCATCCCCGATTGGCGGCTGCTGTGGTCACATGACCCACGCTTCTTAAAACAGTTTGAACTTCGCCCATCACCTGGGACTTCTTTCCACCCATTTTCCCTGTTCCCTGAGCACTTCAGCTTTGACATCAGCTTCTGGACGGGGCCGACATGGGAGGAGAAGAAGTTCCACGCTGTGGTCCGAGAGGCCACACATGGGACCGTGGAGCAAGTTAAACTCATTGATACGTTCTCACATCCTGATCTGAGCCAAACCAGTTACTGCTACAGACTCATctaccactcacacacacatgctctgtcacacacacaagccctcCAGTTTCACAAGCACTTGGAGTCTTTGCTTTCCTCTCGGTTGCAAGTCACCATCAGGTAGTCACATATCAGTCTCTCAGAGGAACAGGGATTTTACCTCTTAATTTTTTCAGAGCCATTATAGTCACTGGTCCAAGTTTGTCTGTGGCTGCTAAGCAAATTATAAGCATATAATCCTCAAAATTGTAGTTGAACAGTGTTTACAATAGCTGAGGCATTATTTATGGTATGTCTTGTCTAAAATGTGGTTGcaagtctgtgtttatgtgtgtgttttaattatcCTACATAAACCTGTTATTTAACATAAATATGTGGTCTGTCGAGAATCATTGTAAAACAGTAATAGTCATATGTGGCAACTGTTTTTGCAATAAAACAGTTCTGAAATCAGTCATCCCAGTTGTGATCGTATCTGTAACAAGCAAAGCCAGTTTATTCTTCTGATGTGATATACTTGAGTTTCTGGGAAAAGAACTGGTAGTATTTGATAGCAGATCATTTGTGgaggttttatttaaaaagccaaAGTATCTACATTCCtcttatgtgtatgtgtttcgcCTGTGtaccaaaatatatatataaacacgcacacacacaaagttattGGAGGTTTCGTCCTGGGATTACTTTTCAGGGGTATACAGTTGCGAACTTTTGGGCATCCGTGGGCatgttagttttgtttgtttattaagAGTAGttaaaagcagcaaacacacatagaaATGAGTCTATCTTCAAATGTGCAGTTACTTTTCAGGTACTTTTCAGGAACTCGAAAAAAATAGGCTTCATGCAGAAAGTGATAAGAGCTGTCAATAACCGGATAGTGACGAAAATGAACGAAGTCCGACTCGGAAGAATCATCGGTAAACATGGCGGCCAAGGCGCTTCGGCAGCGAACCAGGCGAGGTAGCAGGCAAGATGCAAACAACGTGAACATCCCCCCCGAAGCTCGGCCACCgaaagaggagaaaggcagCGATGATAGTAAAATCACAGAGACTCGTCAAGAGTGAGTATGAGCCCGGAGCAGGGACGTTAGACTCCGCCGGTGCTACAAGCTCCATCCCCGGTCTGACTGACAGGTCTGAGCAGGggcagctagctagctagctagctactTTGATACGTTAGGCAAGTTTTGActccaacaacacaacacaacgaTTGATAGCGTTCACCTAACAACCTACgaggctgtgtgtttacatgaatTTGAACTAAAATGGCTGTTCGGGTGTGTTTCCGCTTTAATAATAACTAGTCGCATCGTTtatgttttgatatttcaaCGTAACGTAGCTGAGGTAACTGGTCAGCTTCATTCATTCTCCTACCTGTCACACTGCCAGATTCATGAGAGCTGACCTCAGGTTAGCTGCCACCAGCGGGTCAGCTCCTGCTCAGCACGGACAGAAAGGTTTATTTTAAAGCAGTGATTGATGTTGTTGGTGTGTTGCTAAAGGGAAATGTTGACAGTTTGTAGGGTGACGTGTCATAATTAAACCTAACGTGAGGAGCAATGCCGAGCTGCATCTGAGCCGATTAATACAACTAATCTGATGATGGGTGTGAACAAGAGGAAACACTGCCAGATACAGAGGAGTGCAGGTTATCACTGTTAATataaacatgaatgaaatggcTCGAAAACACTCTCCTCGCTCATTATAGTTAAGCAACAAGCACATAGCTGTTCGCATCTGAGAGGGCACCATAATGGATGTTGATAGATAATGgagaaatatttttacactgataATGTAGTGTCAAACAGTTGCtactgtgaatgaaaaaaaacatcgCTTTccagagacaggaaaagaaacacaagggcTCCATGTAATTAGggcttgtctttttccttttgtgagCTGACATTTGCTTTGTGTCCCACCAGACACTTAATCTTTGTGATTAGGGACATATTAATTCACCAGCTATGAAATGATTACCATAACTGGGGGCCTTATAATTAGTGCCTCTTAAAAAGCAGATGCACTGGAAACATCAAACAGGTAAGTTatatttaaaacacactgacaaacaccagTTAGAAGTCCAGTGCACAATTAGGGAGACTGTTTACAATCTAGGTCATTATGAATATTATTGTGGGGGTATTAAGTCATTTtgcattgtgtgtatttttgtaataGGTCAATAAGTCGCGGGGGGCAGGTCTGGGCTCCAGAAGGTTCTACTGCATTTAAATGCCTGCTGTCCGCACGTTTCTGTGCAGCTTTGCTCAGCAACATCTCAGACTGCGATGAGACCTTCAACTACTGGGAGCCTGTGAGTACCACTCACTCGTATCAAGAATTCAGAGGTTTAATATGCTGTCATTTGTGACTCTTCAAGGGATTTTCTAATATCTGTGTCTgtaatttctgtctctttgttgttCAAGCTATTTACTGATTGTCTTTCTTCAGCTGTTCATGTCTGTAACTGCTGTGATGACTGTTTTGACAGATGCACTATCTGCTGTATGGCACAGGGATGCAAACATGGGAATATTCTCCGTTGTACGCCATCAGATCTTACGCTTACTTGTGGTTACATGCTCTTCCTGCTTGTTTGCATGCCCATGTTCTACAGACAAACAAGGTAACTATTCTAAACTTGCTGccatttgttgttattgttgattttaaatTACTTCAGCTGACTCAGCATAATTAGCAGTTCTTTTGTGTTCCCCATTTCCTGCTCTGTGAAGAGAGGTCTATATATTTACCTTAAACCGTTTTTTAGTAAAAAATGTAGAGAAACTGATTTGTTAAATGTATTACATGGGCctccctgaaaacacacacaaattcacatcacacatgtacacacacagagatttaTATATCATTATACTGGAACATGTGCGGTCAGTGTCAGGTTTGTGTGATGAATGTGTTGCAGGTGCTGGTGTTCTACTTCGTACGATGTGTCTTGGCGTTCTCCTGCTGTGTCTGCGAACTTTATTTCTACAAGTGAGTTTACATTTCTCTTAAATGCAAGTCAGCACTTTGCCTTACAAATTGTGGGCTGACTCTGAACAGTATAAGATGTGGAGGTTAaccttttggtttgtttgtttgtgtgtctgacacagGGCAGTTTGTAAGAAGTTTGGTTTGCATGTGGGCCGTCTGATGCTGGCATTTCTTGTCCTGAGCACGGGAATGTTCTGCTCGTCTGCAGGTTCGTCAGATTCATTCATTTAGTTAATGGATTCGGTCTCTGGCTCTGTTTTGTCTAACTTGTGCTTCCATTCCGGTCCTCTTTGGTATAAAGCATCCAAGTTTACAACAGAGAcagatttttctccatctgGCCCTGTCCTCTAAATTTGCCAAACGGCCACACTGAACAAAAATGTGGAGCAAAAGCTCTTGTTAAATTGTGAAGTACATTTTAGTAGGAGCATTTCATACTTGTGATACATTTCCAGGCAGGTTCATTATGTTTCAGCACTCTAGTAATTCTAGTATGAAGGTTGTAAGAGcattgtattgtgttgtatttctgtttggGTTTCAAGTTTGCAATTTGTATTTTTGGGAATTTATTATCCTTCCCTTTTGTTCTTTTGCCTCAGCTTTCCTGCCTTCCTCTTTCTGTATGTATACGACGCTGGTTGCCATGACGGGGTGGTTTCAGGACTCAACACCGTTAGCCGTGTTGGGTGTGGCTGCCGGTGCCATCGTTGGATGGCCGTTCTCTGTTCTGATTGGGTAGGGGCTGTAAACTAAAATGCCAACCTTTCCCCTCACAAACTTGTTGAAATATGTTCTCTTTTCTAACCAAAGCAGTTCTCTCTTTTAActgctttggttttattttctctgtaggGTCCCGATTGCCTTCGACCTCCTGGTGTTAAAGAGGCAGTGGAAAAGTTTCATAATCTGGTCAGCCGTtgctctgcttctgctgctggtgAGAGTAATTTGCATACTACAGGTCAAAGATGGATGTAGATGAGTTTCAGTGTGGACATAAACCTTTTGTGGTAGAGTTAATGATTAACGCAGAGATGAGATATTACAtgaattatataataatatattttaatttgataaagctaaatgtaaatgtttaccaTCACTTTCCCTTGTGTTTATCCTATGTGTCTGTCTCAGGTACCCCTGGTGGCTGTGGACTCTTTCTTTTATGGAAAGCTGGTCATTGCCCCACTCAATATTCTACTGTATAATGTCTTCACACCACATGGACCTGATCTGTACGGTAATATACAGGAGCACACCCTCCATTAAATATATCATGTTGGCAATATATTAGTcataaaaagagaaagctgATGTCATGGTGCTCATTCAACTCAGGTTCACATGCTCCCTTGATTTATTTTAGAGAATTTGAGCTATAATATGTCCTGTAGCTctttgtataattttttttttttgggggggcacTCTCTACACTAGGCTACCTTGTTCATAACAGCAACTGCAGAACAAAGCTGCACTGCTTTTATTTGACTCTAGAGGGCATAGCATCATCAACACTAAAATGTGCCAATAGGTTTGTGTTCCTCTCCAAGTAAGTTGGCAGAAATACTTCAATGAGTTATTAATTCACAGACTGTAACACAATCTGTATAGGACCTTCTGGCTTTTGTCTTCACCATCAATACTCGGTGTTTTATCTTGTACAGCAAATTCTTTGACAGTCCTGTCTGTGGATTTTCCCTCTAAGTAAATCTTGCAATAACTATACAGTTTATTGTGATAGTGTGTATGTGAGCTGTAACATTGTGCATGTCTTgtgttgtttaattttcagGCACAGAGCCGTGGCATTTCTACTTTGTAAATGGGATCCTGAACTTCAATCTGGTGTTTGCTCTGGCACTGTTTTCTCTGCCACT
This genomic stretch from Toxotes jaculatrix isolate fToxJac2 chromosome 12, fToxJac2.pri, whole genome shotgun sequence harbors:
- the fdxacb1 gene encoding ferredoxin-fold anticodon-binding domain-containing protein 1, whose amino-acid sequence is MSPSRSILLVGEGNFSFSASMSQRYAETETSITATCLQPQDEALRHEGAASNVQIIKDTGGTVLFGVDCTKLGECASLQGRVFDRVVFNFPHCGRKSGVKKNRELLKNFFLSCVQVLAEDGEVHVSLCSGQGGTPADQPRREWHNSWQVVAMAAEAHLILSDIHPFGSEKYHNYKCTGYRSQDKGFHVENALLHVFTHSLPYTSARMLKVEEGVEGEKVQYNIPAELSDYIFREFLCSGSVHPVRLVQDFLLEGLAEKWPVSMTTETFPFLLTAKQLQACCGDIDNTHCYWIHLLQKDLNFDIHASADKEKDQLTFSDSQGRTDTPDTSVTSDKVDRVRSKGAESLRSACSLDIDPEGESGLYVLRPSLFPHMEEHITKKEEFINTAGSHMETAVNNEGAEAEGYEKEEASGGCNGVTSLLFGISGLVFRSVPVSVWSLPVFHELLLRGVFPSECEPIRSLGQRLEALLAQYGVSLITEQGGLRLMAQPMGTVGKLFASTASDNISHISITVSLNLDLLAVVLFSIPDWRLLWSHDPRFLKQFELRPSPGTSFHPFSLFPEHFSFDISFWTGPTWEEKKFHAVVREATHGTVEQVKLIDTFSHPDLSQTSYCYRLIYHSHTHALSHTQALQFHKHLESLLSSRLQVTIR
- the alg9 gene encoding alpha-1,2-mannosyltransferase ALG9 is translated as MAAKALRQRTRRGSRQDANNVNIPPEARPPKEEKGSDDSKITETRQESISRGGQVWAPEGSTAFKCLLSARFCAALLSNISDCDETFNYWEPMHYLLYGTGMQTWEYSPLYAIRSYAYLWLHALPACLHAHVLQTNKVLVFYFVRCVLAFSCCVCELYFYKAVCKKFGLHVGRLMLAFLVLSTGMFCSSAAFLPSSFCMYTTLVAMTGWFQDSTPLAVLGVAAGAIVGWPFSVLIGVPIAFDLLVLKRQWKSFIIWSAVALLLLLVPLVAVDSFFYGKLVIAPLNILLYNVFTPHGPDLYGTEPWHFYFVNGILNFNLVFALALFSLPLTTLMETLLHRFNVQNLGRPYWLTLSPMYLWMLVFFTRPHKEERFLFPIYPLICLSGAVALSSLQKCYHFLFQRYRLEHYTVSSNWLALSAVVVFTVLSLSRSVALFRGYHAPLDLYPEFHRIAKDPTLHSVPEGRPVSVCVGKEWYRFPSSFLLPHNWQLHFIQSEFKGQLPQPYASGPLATQMIPANMNDQNLEEPTRYVDLRLCHYLVDLDTDEEAPLEPRYAANKEEWNVIAYKPFLQASRSSTLFRAFYIPFISDHHTTYRRYVILKPRRQKQPRKRTHG